In Lolium perenne isolate Kyuss_39 chromosome 5, Kyuss_2.0, whole genome shotgun sequence, the sequence CCCGGCGACCTTCTCGCCGGCGTctctctcctcttcctcctgcagCCGCTCGCCTTCCGTCGCCCGCGGCGTCCGCGGCGGTGGCCGGACCGTCCGATGCGCCTACACCAAGGTGCGTGCGCTTGAATCTTTCAATCGTCTCGTGGTGTCGTCCATTTCGACAGGGATGTAACCGTCGTGCTCTGTTTCTTTCTCCCTCTTAAATTTCCTCAGGACGCGATCCTTTACGCGCTGGAGCACGACGCGATGTTCAACTCCGACGAGGTGATCCAGTGGGAGAGCGGCAAGACGATCAACACCATCGCCGCCGCGCAGGGCATCAGcatccgccgccgctgccgcccccGGTACCCCTCCGAGGGCTCCGGCGACGACAAGGCCGTGCCGCGCGACATCCTCGAGCAGATCATATGGGATAAGGAGGTGGAGGTGTCCCAGGTATGCACATGCAAACATACACGTGTTCGTGGATAGATATCATGCATTAATGTTTTTGTTGGAAAAACAGAGGCAATTTTTCAATAATTAACACGAGGCTAAATTCTGACAGTTGTTATGGCTTTGCTCATTCTTCTGTAATATACATTCTTGTGCAGAGGAAGGCCAAGAAGCCTCTGAGGAGTGTGATGGAGTCCAGCGAGCACGCGCCTCCGGTCAGGGATTTCATCGGCGCTCTCGCAGCGGCCTACAACCGCAATGGAGTGCCCGCCTTGATTGCCGAGATTAAGAAGGCGTCACCAAGCAGGGGCGTGCTAAGGGAGAACTTCAACCCAGTGAGTCTAAGCATTCAGTGTGATATAATTCTTTCATATTCAGTGTTCGTAATTTATCTAAACCTGATATTCAAAAATCGGAACAGGTTGAGATCGCACAGGCGTACGAGGAGAACGGCGCGGCCTGCATCAGCATCCTCACAGATGAGAAGCACTTTCAGGTTTGGTGTTTTTCTACCCCGCAATTCTTGCAGTGATTTAACCTGTTTTGCTTGCATGCCTGACATTCGCAACTCCTTTTTTTTTCCACAGGGGAGCTTTGAGAACCTTGAGACGGTTCGCAATTCCGGTGTTAAGGTACGTGGAATGATGCAGACAAACATCAGACTGTACTCTTCTTCTGTTTCTATAGGGCATGTGAACATGTGACAAATCAATTGAGTATGGTTGTTTGTACAAATGCAGTGCCCTCTTTTGTGCAAGGAGTTCGTCATTGATGCCTGGCAAATATACTATGCACGGTCAAAGGGTGCCGATGCGATTCTTTTGATTGCTGCCGTGCTACCTGATCTTGACATGAAGTACATGCTTCGTGTCTGCAAAAGTCTTGGAATGACCGCTCTTATTGAGGTATGTTTAAAATGTTTTGGACTCCGCAGTATTCCTACAAATACTGTGT encodes:
- the LOC127300406 gene encoding uncharacterized protein; this translates as MESLLAAAHLHPATFSPASLSSSSCSRSPSVARGVRGGGRTVRCAYTKDAILYALEHDAMFNSDEVIQWESGKTINTIAAAQGISIRRRCRPRYPSEGSGDDKAVPRDILEQIIWDKEVEVSQRKAKKPLRSVMESSEHAPPVRDFIGALAAAYNRNGVPALIAEIKKASPSRGVLRENFNPVEIAQAYEENGAACISILTDEKHFQGSFENLETVRNSGVKCPLLCKEFVIDAWQIYYARSKGADAILLIAAVLPDLDMKYMLRVCKSLGMTALIEVHDERELDRVLKLDGVELIGINNRSLETFVLDTSNTRMLMEKRGDIIRDRGIMVVGESGLFTPDDVAYVQNAGVSSVLVGESLIKAEDPGRAIAGLFGKELMR